The genome window ATCAAGCCGGACGGCCGCGAATATCGCCGCTTCGTCGTCGCCGACGCGGGCGGCGGCGGCGCGACCCTCGACCTCGCCCTGCCCGCCGCCGCGCCGCGCGGCGGCTGGAGCGTCACCGCCCACGCCGATCCGGAGGGCGCGGCGATCGGCCGCGTCGCCTTCGAGGTGCAGGACTTCGTGCCGCAACGCCTCGCCCTCGACCTCGGCGAGGCCCCCGCCCGCCTCGCGCCGGGCGCGGCGATCGACCTGCCGCTCGCCGCCCGCTTTCTCTACGGTGCGCCCGCCGCCGGTCTCACCGGCGAGGGCGAGGTCGCGATCTCGCCGGACCCCGCGCCGTTCCCTGCGTTCTCCGGCTACCGCTGGGGGCGCGCCGACGAAACCTTCTCCGGCGTGCGCGGCGATCTCGCGGTCGCCGCCACCGACGCCGAGGGCAGGAGCCGCGCCGCCGGGCAGGTGCCGCAGGTGGCGCGCACCACCCTGCCGCTGCGCGCCGAGATCGGCGTCGCCATCCACGAACCCGGCGGCCGCTCCACCTCGGCGCGAATCGACGTGCCGGTGCGGCCGCTGCCGCTCTACTTCGGCGTCCGCCCCGGCTTCGACGACGGCGTGAAGGAGGGCGCGGAAGCGGCCTTCGAGGTGATCGCGGTCGACGCGGCGGGCGAGCCCCGCGCCGCCGAGGCGGAGTGGCGGATCTTCCGCGACGCCTCCACCTGGCAGTGGTACCGCTCCGGCAGCCAATGGCGCTACGAGCGCATCGCCCGCGAGGTTCCGGTCGCCTCCGGCCGCGTCGCGATCGCCGCCGACGCCCCGGCGCGGCTCGCCCACGCCGTCTCGTGGGGGCGCTACCGCCTGGAAGTGCGCGACCCGGCCAGCGGCGCGGCGACCTCGGTGCCGTTCACCGGCGGCTGGTGGGGGTCGACCTCCGCAGACCGCCCCGACCGCCTCAAGCTCGCCGCCGACCGCCAGGGCTACGCCGCAGGCGAAACCGCGCGCCTGCGCATCGAGAGCGACGCCGCGGGCGAGGCGCAACTGGTGATCGCCAACGAGCGCGTCCACGAAGTGCGCAACCTCTCGATCCCGGCGGGCGGCGGCGAGATCTCGGTGACGATGAAGCCCGAGTGGGGCGCGGGCGCCTACGCCCTCGTCACCCTCTACCGCCCGCTCGCCGACGACCTCGGCCATGCGCCGGTGCGCGCCGTCGGCGTCGCCTGGCTCGGCCTCGACCCCGCCGCGCGCACCCTCGGCATCACCCTGGGCGCGCCCGAGCGCACCGAACCGCGCCGCGCGATCGAGGTGCCGGTCGAGGTCAGGGGCGCAACCGGCGCGGCGTTCGTCTCCCTCGCCGCGGTCGACCAGGGGATTCTCCAACTCACCCGCTTCGCCACGCCCGATCCGGCCGCTCACTACCTCGGCAAGCGCCGCCTCGGCGTCGGCGTCCGCGACGACTACGGCCGCCTCATCCGCGGCCTCGGCGCGGCGGGCGACGACGCGGGCGGCGACGCCTTCGGCGGCAAGGGGCTCGACGTGGTGCCGACGCGCTCGGTGGCGCTGTTCTCCGGTCTGGTGGCGCTGTCGCCCGAGGGCCGCGCCCGCATCCCCCTCGAAATTCCGGATTTCCAGGGCGAACTGCGGCTGATGGCGGTGGCGTTCGACGCCGCCAAGGTGGGCGCGGCGGAGGCGCGGCTGACGGTGCGCGACCCGGTGGTGGCGGAGGTGATCCTGCCGCGCTTCCTCAGCCCCGGCGATCGCGCGCTCGCCACCGTCAACCTGCACAACGTCTCCGGCGCGCCCGGCGACTACCGCGTGCGCGTCGCCGCCTCGGGCGCGGTGGCCGCCGCCGAGGCCGGGCGCAACGTCGCCCTCGCTGCAGGCGTGCGCCAAGACTTCACCGTGCCGCTCGAAGCCGCGTCCGGCGGCGTCGGCGCGGTGCGCCTCGCGGTCGACGGGCCGGAAGGCTTCCACGTGGAGCGCGACTGGCCGATCCAGGTGCGCGCGGCGCAACTGCCGCAGACCGTCGAGACCACCGCGGCGATGGCTCCGGGCGAGACCGCGCGCCTCGACGCCGGGCTGCTCGATGGCTTCGTGCCCGGCACCGCGCATGCCGCCGCGAGCCTGTCGCGCTGGCCGGGGCTCGACGTGCCCGGCCTGCTGCGCTGGCTCGACCGCTATCCGTTCGGCTGCCTCGAACAGACGATCAGCCGGGCGATGCCGCTGCTCGACTTCAACGACGTCGCCCTGCTCGCGGGCGGCGATGCCGATCGCGGCATCGACGCGCGGGTGCAGGAGGCGATCGAACGGGTCGCGGCGATGCAGGCGGAGAGCGGCGGATTCCGCATGTGGGGCGCATGGGGCGAGGAGGCGCACCCGTGGCTTTCCGCGTTCGCCATGGATTTCCTCACCCGCGCCGCCGACAAGGGCTACGACGTGCCCGCCGCCACCCTCGACCTCGGCCGCCGCCGCCTCGCCGCGATCGCGGGCGACGGCCGCCCCGAAAAGGCCGAGGCCGACGCCCGTGCCTACGCCGCGCTGGTGCTGGCGCGACGCGGCTTCGCCAACCCGGCGGACCTGCGCTACCTCGCCGACGAACGGCCGCCGCGCGCGCCGCTCGCCCTCGCCCAGCTCGGCGCGGCGCTCGACGCGGCGGGCGAACGCGCCCGCGCCAAGGCGGCGTTCGCCGCCGCGCGCAAGGGCTTCGACGCGGCGAAAGCGCCGGGCCAGCCCTACGGCGACCGCCTGCGCGACACCTTCGCCGCCGCCGCCGCGCTGGCGGAAAGCGGCCGCGCCGCCGAGGTGCCGGAACTGATCGCGCGGGCGCGCGGCTTCGACACCCGCGCCGACCGCACCACCACGCAGGAGAAGGTATGGATGCTGCGCTTCGCCGCCGAGATCGCGCGCGACGGCGGCCGCCTCGCGGCGGAGGCCGACGGGCACCCGCTCGCGGGCGACCCGGCGATGCTGCCGCTCCCGCCCGAGCGCCTCGCCGCGGGCGTGACCCTCAAGAATGCGGGCGCGGGCGAAATCTTCCGCACCGTCAGCGTCGAGGGCGTGCCCGCCGCGACCTTGCCGCCGGTGCAGGAGGGGCTGGCGCTGTTCAAGACCGTCCACCGCGCCGACGGCCGCCCGGCCGACCTTGCCGCGGTGCGTCGCAACGACCGGCTGGTGGTGGTGGTGCAGGGCGAGATCTCCGCCGACCGCCACGGCACCTTCGCGGTGCTCGACCTGCTGCCCGCGGGGTGGGAGATCGAGGCGGTGCTGCGCAACGGCCAGCCCGGCTACGACTGGCTCGGCGCGCTGGCGGAACCGCGCCTGCAGGAGGCCCGCGACGACCGCTTCGTCGCCGCGCTCGACATGCCGTGGGACGGCCTGCGCGATACGCGCGGCCGCACCTCCGGCGATTTCCGCCTCGCCTACGTGGTGCGCGCGGTGACGCCGGGCGACTTCGCCCTGCCCGCCGCCGCCGCGGAGAACATGTACGCGCCCGCGATCCGCGCCCGCACCGAGATGGGCCGCCTCGGCATCGCGCCGTGAGACGGCGGACGGCCGCCGCGCTCGGCTGCGCCGCCGTGGTCGCGGCGGCGGTGGCGCTCGACCGCGCCCTGCCGCCCGATCTCTCGCGCTATCGCGAGCGGTCGACGGTGGTGCGCGACGCCGACGGCGGCCTGCTGCGCGCCTTCGCCGCGCCCGGCGGCGCGTGGCGGATCGCCACCGCGGCCACCGACGTCGACCCGCTCTACCTCGCGATGCTGAAGGCGGTGGAGGACCGTCGCTTCGACGTCCATCCCGGCGTCGATCCGCTCGCCGCAGCGCGCGCGGCGATGCAGGCGGCGACCAACGGGCGGATCGTCTCCGGCGCGTCGACCCTGTCGATGCAGGCGGCGCGGCTGCTCGCCCCCAAACCCCGCACCTTCGCCGCCAAGGCGGCGGAATCCCTGCGTGCGCTCCAGCTCACCGCGCGGCTCGGGCGCGAGGGCGTGCTCGGGCTCTACCTCACCCTCGCGCCGTTCGGCGGCGCGCTGGAGGGCGCGACCGCCGCCAGCCTCGCGTGGTTCGGCAAACCGCCGCTGCGCCTCTCCCCGGCGGAGGCGGCTCTGCTGGTGGCGCTGCCGCAATCGCCCGAACGCCTGCGCCCCGACCGCCACCCCGAAGCCGCCGCCGCCGCCCGCAACCGGGTGCTGGCGCGCGCCGCCGCCGCCGGGGTGATCGGCGACGACGTCGCCCGCGCCGCCGCCGCCGAACCGGTGCCGACGCGGCAGGCGGCGCTGCCGCGCCACGCGCCGCACCTCGCCGAACGTCTCGCCGCCGCCGAGCCGCCCGGGGCGGAGATCCGCACGCGGATCGACGGCGGCCTCCAGCGCGCCCTCGAACGCCTCGGCCGCGCCTGGGGGCAACGCCTCGAACCCGGAGCCGACCTCGCGGTGGTGGTGCTCGCCAACCGCGACCGCCGCCTGCTCGCCCACCTCGGCAGCGCCGACTGGCGCGATCGTCAGCTCGATCTGTCGCGGGCGCTGCGCTCGCCCGGCTCGGCGCTGAAGCCGTTCGTCTACGCGCTCGCCTTCGACGACCTCGCGCTCCACCCCGGCACCGTGATCGACGACGCGCCGCAGCGCTTCGGCGCGTGGCTGCCGCGTAATTTCGACCGCGACAGCCACGGCGAGATCACCGCCCGCGAGGCGTTGCAGCGCTCCCTCAACCTTCCCGCGGTGCGGGTGCTCGACCGCGTCGGTCCGGCGCGCTTCGCGCTGCGGCTGGAGGGCGCCGGGGCGCACCTCGCCTTCCCCGACGACGCACCGCCCGACCTGCCGCTGGCGCTGGGCGGCGTCGGCGTGCGGCTCGAAGACCTGGCGATGCTGATGGCGGCGCTCGCCGACGGCGGCCGCGTCCTGCCGGTCTCGGTTCTCGCGGACGAACCGCCGCCGCGCCCGACGGCCCTGGTGGGCGAAGCGGCGGCGCGCGCGGTGATCGACATCCTCGCCGACGCCCCCTCGCCCTCCGGCGTCGCCCGCGGGCGCGGCGTCGACCGGACGCGGCGGGTGGCGTTCAAGACCGGCACGTCCTACGGCTTCCGCGACGCCTGGACGATCGGCGCGTCGGCCGACCACACCGTCGCGGTGTGGGTGGGGCGGCCCGACGGCGCGCCGCGCCCCGGCGAGACCGGCCTCGCCGCTGCCGCGCCGCTGCTGTTCCGGGTATTCGACCTGCTGCCGCCCGACCACGCGCCGCGCCCGCCCCCGGCGGAGCCCGATCACGCGCTGTTCCGCAACCCGCCGCCGCCCGGTCTCGCCCGGTTCGATCCGCGCGAGGCCGGGCGATGGGCCGACGCCCGGCCGCTGCGGGTGCTGTTCCCACCCGACCGCGCCACCGTCGAGAGCCTGCCCGAGGGCGTCGGCCTTTCCGCCGAGGGCGGGCGGCCGCCCTATCGCTGGGTCGCCAACGACCGCCCGCTCGCCGCCGAGGTGCGCTTCTGGCGGCCCGACGGCGAGGGCTTCGCCCGCCTCGCCGTCACCGACGCCGACGGCCGCCGCGCCGCCGTCACCGTTCGGGTGGTGACGCCGGGCGGGTGAGCGGCTCGGTGGTGACGCGGTGGATCAGCTCGCCGCAATCGGCATCCTCGCCGACGCCGAGTTGGATCGTCGGAATCAGCGCCGCCAGCGGCGTCAGCACCGTGCCGAGCAGCGCCGCGAGGCCGCCGCGCGCAACCGCCTCGGCCCCCGGCGCGAGCACGGGCGACTTGAACGGCCCGGTGATGCGGATCGGCGCGGGCACCGAGCCCACCGCCGGACGCTTCGCCACCGTCCGGATGCTGTAGTCGAGACGCTCGGCGCCGAGGTCGATCGCGCCGTCGCCGAGAATGGTGTCGCTTTCGGTGTCGATCACCGCGACGCGGGTGTCGAGAACGCCATCGGCAAGCGGCATCGCCACCACCGCGCAGCGCACCTGCAGCCGTTCCGGCAACCCCAGGGCGCCGATCAGCGCGTTGCCGAACTGCAACCCCGAGAGGCTCACCAGCACCGCGCTCAAGTCGCCGCCGGTCATGATCAGGATCAGTTCGCCGTCGCCGTCGGCGAGAAAGCTCGCGACCGAGTTTCCGGTAGCGGAGAGCCGGGCGATGCCGCCGACCGTGCCGGAACCGCCGAAGGTCTGCGTCGCCCGCATCGCGCGGGCGAGGTCGAGGTGGCGGACGTCGACGTCGGCGGTCAGGCGGATGCGGTCGTCGGCCAGGGGTTCGAGGTCGAGGTTCGCCGCCACCGCGCCGCCGCCGACGCCGAACTTCAGCGGCTTCAGCGCGATCCGCCCGTCGGTGATGGTCAGGTGGCCCGCGATGTCGTCGAACGGCATGTGCTCGCCCTCGATGCGCTGGCCGCGATAGGAGAGATCGACGTCGGCCGCCCGCACCTTCGGCATGTTGACCGGGGTTTCGGGCAGCAGCCGCGCATCCGCCTCGGCGGCGGCGTAGGCGCGTTTCTGCTCCGGGGTTCGCTGCACCTCTTCCGCTCCCGGCTGCGCGCCGACGAAGCCGCCCAGATCGCGCAGGTCGACGCGCTCGGAACGCAAATCGGCGGTCACCTTCGGGCGCGGCTCGCCGGGCGCGACGGCGATGTCGCCGAACAGGTCGCTGCGGCCGACGCGGCCCTCGAACTCCGAAAACCGCACCGCGCCGTCGGCATAGGCGAGATCGCCCGCGACGCGGTAGGGCGGCGTGTCGGGGATCGGCACGCCGGTGAGGGGGGTGAGATCGGCCATGTTCGCGCCTTCGAAGGTCAAGCGCACGGTCGCGCCGCCGAGATGCAGCGGATCGGCGAGCGTGCCTTTCGCGGTGACGCGGGTTTCGCCGTTGGCGAGGGAGAGGTCGACCGGATACGGCCCCGCCTCGCGCAGCGACAGGATCGCCCCGGCGCTCAGGCGCGCCTCGATCGGTTGCCCGGCATAGGTGCCGCGCGCCTCGGCGACGACGCCGTCGTCGCGGGTGGCGACGTCGGCGTCGAAATCCGCCCGCAGCCGGGGGATATCCACCCGGATCCGGCCTCCGGCGATGTCGAGGCGGCCGATCTCCGGCGGGGTCCCCGGCTCCGAGCCGGAGTCCCCGGCGGGAAAGCGGTAATTGGCCGCGCCGTCCGCGGTGGCGGCGATGCGGAGCTGCGGCCGGCTCAGGGCGATGCGCGGCAGCACCACCCGCCCGCGCAGCAGCGGCCCCACCGCCACGTCCGCCTCCAGCCGCTCGGCCCGGGCGAACGGCTGGCCGGCGGGAAAGCCCTCGGGATTGGCGACGGTCACGCCGCCGAGGACGACGCGGGTAATCCGCCCGGGATCGACGTCGAGGCTTTCGATCGTCACCGTGCGGCCGGTCGCCGCGCCCGCGCGCGCCTCCACCAGCGGGATCAGCCAGTCCCACCGCCACAGCGCCGCCACCAGCGCCAACGCCGCCAGCACGCCCCCCGCAATCTTCGCCCCGCGCGGTACCCGCCTCATCGCCTCCTCGTCCGAAATTCCGCTCTCTTTCACAAGTCCCCGGAGTTGCGCGGAGTTCCGGCGCGGGCGATGGACGCGCGCCGCGGGCGATGCTAGATTTGGAACCCTGCCAGGGAGGACCGCGTGGAGATCTCCGCCGAAACCCGCCGCGTCGACGACGCGCTGCGCCGCTGTTTGTTCTGCGGCCACGACGTGGACTGCCGCGAGGCCGAACCGGGCGCCGACTTCGTGCCCGCCGACTGCCCCAACGCCCGCTTCTTCTCCGCCCATGGCGCCCTGTGCCGCGGCGACGAATCCGGAGCATGAGGCCCGGCCCGGCAGATCCCGAGAGTCCCTTCATCAGGAGCGTCCCATGACCCGCGCCCACCCCTTTGCGCCGCCACCCGCGGCCGAACGCGACGATACCTGCGGCGCAGTGATGGACTGGGGACGCACAGCCCGCGTCGGGCTGCCGGAGGCGGTCTACGCGCCGGGCAAGACCGCGGCGCAGGTCGACGCGATCGTCGCCCAGGCGCTCGATCTCGGCGAACGGCTGCTGATCACCGGCCTCGACGCCGACAAGCACGCCGCCCTGGCCGACGCGAGCCGCACCCGCCTCGACTACCACCCGCGCTCGCGCACCGCGATTCTCGGCGCGATCGAAACCCCGGCGGAAGCGGCGGTGGCGGTGGTCACCGGCGGCCTCGCCGACCTGCCGGTGGCGGAAGAGGCGATCCGCACACTGGCGTTCTCGGGCGTGGGCGCAACCTGCTTCGGCGACGTCGGCGTCGCCGGGCTCTGGCGGCTGCTCGACCGCATCGACGAGATTCGCCGGTTTTCCGTGGTGATCGCGGTGGCGGGGATGGAAGGCGCGCTGTTCAGCGTCCTCGCCGGGTTGATCCCCCAGCCGATCGTCGCCCTGCCCGCCTCGGTCGGCCGCGGCGTCGCCGCCGGCGGCCGGGTGGCGCTGGAGTCGGCCCTGGCGAGTTGCGCGCCCGGCCTCGTCGCCGTCAACATCGACAACGGCTTCGGCGCGGCGCAGGCGGCGCTGCGGATTCTCCGGGTCGGGCGTTCGGATCCCCGACCCTAGGCCGGCACCGCCGTCAGCGTCGCCGCACCGACGTTCGTCAGCATCCGCCCGAGCGCAAGCGTCGCGGCGACGTTGCGCGCGGCGAGGCGAAGGTTCTGCTCGCCCTCGGCGAGCGCCTCCGGCACCGTGCAGCAGCGATAGAGGATGCTGAAGATCGCCTCGATGCCGTGGGCGTGAACCTCCCCGGCCTCGTCGGTGAGGCACCCGGCGATGCCGATCACCGGCTTGCCGAAACGCTTGGCGACGCGGGCGACGCCGATCGGCGTCTTGCCGTGGGCGGTCTGGCCGTCGATGCGGCCCTCGCCGGTGATCACCAGATCGGCGTCGCGCACCGCGTCGGCGAGGCCGACGGCGGCGGTGACGATGTCCACGCCCGGCCGCAAATCCGCCCCGAGGAACCCCAACAGCGCCGCCCCGAGTCCCCCCGCCGCGCCCGCGCCGGGAGTCTCGCCGACCGCGACCCCGAGGGTCTTGCCGATCAGTGCGGCGAAGCGCGCGAGGTTGGCGTCGAGATCCTTCACCATCTCGGGAGTCGCGCCCTTCTGCGGGCCGAAGATCGCCGAGGCCCCCTTCGGTCCGCACAGCGGGTTGTCGACATCGCAGGCGACCTCGACGCGGCAGTCCCGGAGGCGCGGATCGAGACCGGAGACGTCGATCGCCGCGATCTCCGCAAGCGCCGCGCCGCCGAAACCGAGATCGCGACCGCGCGCGTCGGCGAGCTTGACGCCGAGGGCCTGGAGCATGCCCGCGCCGCCGTCGTTGGTGGCGCTGCCGCCGATGCCGACGATGAGATGGCGCGCGCCGCGGTCGAGCGCCGCGCGGATCAGTTCGCCGACGCCGTAGGTGGTGGTGACGCGCGGGTCGCGCCGCTCGCGCGGCACCAGCATCAGGCCGTTCGCGGTCGCCGCCTCGATCACCGCCAGTTCACCGTCGCCGGAGAGACCGAAGAACGCCTCCACCGGAGCGCCGAGGGGGCCGGTGACGGACAGCCGCACGATCGTGCCGCCGGTCGCCTCCACCAGGGTCTCCGCAGTGCCCTCGCCGCCGTCGGCGACCGGCACCTTGACGTATTCGGCGTCGGGGAAGACCTCGCGGAAGCCCGCCTCGATGGCACGCGCCGCCTCCAGCGCCGACAGGCTTTCCTTGAACGAATCCGGGGCGATGACGATCTTCATCGACGCTCTCCTGGTTGGAAGGTCATTCGGCGGCGCGCAGGAACGCCGCGCCACGACGATAGGGACGCACGCCCGCGAACCGCCGCCCGGCGGCGGCGCAGAGCGCGGCCACGCGGGCTTCGAGCGCGGCGCGCGCCGCCGCCTCGGGCAGGCGTTCGCACTCGACGTAAACCCCGGCGGCGGTGACGCGGCAGCGCAGCGCCCCGGCGTCGGGCAGCGCGACCGCAAGCTCGCGCTCCGCCGCTTCGACGAACCCCAGCACCTCGGGTTCGACGGCGATGCCGGTCTCGATGCGGCTGGC of uncultured Alphaproteobacteria bacterium contains these proteins:
- a CDS encoding hypothetical protein (Evidence 5 : No homology to any previously reported sequences) encodes the protein MEISAETRRVDDALRRCLFCGHDVDCREAEPGADFVPADCPNARFFSAHGALCRGDESGA
- a CDS encoding Alpha-2-macroglobulin, N-terminal:N/apple PAN (modular protein), whose translation is MRRAVGLMLGAVILGLLAIWASVPRTPEARPAPPSPATTTTLAPVRSQAASEAPARPGELAFRRVIADAGRDLPEACLVFSADLDASGAVRYADYLGLPKGAQAGVRVTGARLCLSGLGFGTTWTVTLKQGLPAADGAKLPADTEVQVDFGDRPQRVSFPGGFVLPRDTADGLPVTTVNVDRLALSVYRVGDRLLARMRQDFVDDRTMYAYRLEWMIREDLAPVWSGEMPVSGPRNDAVTSLFPLSAAIAKAEPGAYLVVARIPGADDDERPAATQWVVRSDLGLTALTGADGLTLAVRSLASAKPVSGVRLTLIARNNEELAAATTDAAGVAHFDPGLLRGDGGLAPAMAMAYAADGDFNFLDLRRPDFDLSDRGVSGRTPPRGADAFLYADRGIYRPSETVHLAALLRDETAHALTGRTLVLKAIKPDGREYRRFVVADAGGGGATLDLALPAAAPRGGWSVTAHADPEGAAIGRVAFEVQDFVPQRLALDLGEAPARLAPGAAIDLPLAARFLYGAPAAGLTGEGEVAISPDPAPFPAFSGYRWGRADETFSGVRGDLAVAATDAEGRSRAAGQVPQVARTTLPLRAEIGVAIHEPGGRSTSARIDVPVRPLPLYFGVRPGFDDGVKEGAEAAFEVIAVDAAGEPRAAEAEWRIFRDASTWQWYRSGSQWRYERIAREVPVASGRVAIAADAPARLAHAVSWGRYRLEVRDPASGAATSVPFTGGWWGSTSADRPDRLKLAADRQGYAAGETARLRIESDAAGEAQLVIANERVHEVRNLSIPAGGGEISVTMKPEWGAGAYALVTLYRPLADDLGHAPVRAVGVAWLGLDPAARTLGITLGAPERTEPRRAIEVPVEVRGATGAAFVSLAAVDQGILQLTRFATPDPAAHYLGKRRLGVGVRDDYGRLIRGLGAAGDDAGGDAFGGKGLDVVPTRSVALFSGLVALSPEGRARIPLEIPDFQGELRLMAVAFDAAKVGAAEARLTVRDPVVAEVILPRFLSPGDRALATVNLHNVSGAPGDYRVRVAASGAVAAAEAGRNVALAAGVRQDFTVPLEAASGGVGAVRLAVDGPEGFHVERDWPIQVRAAQLPQTVETTAAMAPGETARLDAGLLDGFVPGTAHAAASLSRWPGLDVPGLLRWLDRYPFGCLEQTISRAMPLLDFNDVALLAGGDADRGIDARVQEAIERVAAMQAESGGFRMWGAWGEEAHPWLSAFAMDFLTRAADKGYDVPAATLDLGRRRLAAIAGDGRPEKAEADARAYAALVLARRGFANPADLRYLADERPPRAPLALAQLGAALDAAGERARAKAAFAAARKGFDAAKAPGQPYGDRLRDTFAAAAALAESGRAAEVPELIARARGFDTRADRTTTQEKVWMLRFAAEIARDGGRLAAEADGHPLAGDPAMLPLPPERLAAGVTLKNAGAGEIFRTVSVEGVPAATLPPVQEGLALFKTVHRADGRPADLAAVRRNDRLVVVVQGEISADRHGTFAVLDLLPAGWEIEAVLRNGQPGYDWLGALAEPRLQEARDDRFVAALDMPWDGLRDTRGRTSGDFRLAYVVRAVTPGDFALPAAAAENMYAPAIRARTEMGRLGIAP
- a CDS encoding AsmA family protein; protein product: MRRVPRGAKIAGGVLAALALVAALWRWDWLIPLVEARAGAATGRTVTIESLDVDPGRITRVVLGGVTVANPEGFPAGQPFARAERLEADVAVGPLLRGRVVLPRIALSRPQLRIAATADGAANYRFPAGDSGSEPGTPPEIGRLDIAGGRIRVDIPRLRADFDADVATRDDGVVAEARGTYAGQPIEARLSAGAILSLREAGPYPVDLSLANGETRVTAKGTLADPLHLGGATVRLTFEGANMADLTPLTGVPIPDTPPYRVAGDLAYADGAVRFSEFEGRVGRSDLFGDIAVAPGEPRPKVTADLRSERVDLRDLGGFVGAQPGAEEVQRTPEQKRAYAAAEADARLLPETPVNMPKVRAADVDLSYRGQRIEGEHMPFDDIAGHLTITDGRIALKPLKFGVGGGAVAANLDLEPLADDRIRLTADVDVRHLDLARAMRATQTFGGSGTVGGIARLSATGNSVASFLADGDGELILIMTGGDLSAVLVSLSGLQFGNALIGALGLPERLQVRCAVVAMPLADGVLDTRVAVIDTESDTILGDGAIDLGAERLDYSIRTVAKRPAVGSVPAPIRITGPFKSPVLAPGAEAVARGGLAALLGTVLTPLAALIPTIQLGVGEDADCGELIHRVTTEPLTRPASPPER
- the pbpC gene encoding Penicillin-binding transpeptidase, giving the protein MRRRTAAALGCAAVVAAAVALDRALPPDLSRYRERSTVVRDADGGLLRAFAAPGGAWRIATAATDVDPLYLAMLKAVEDRRFDVHPGVDPLAAARAAMQAATNGRIVSGASTLSMQAARLLAPKPRTFAAKAAESLRALQLTARLGREGVLGLYLTLAPFGGALEGATAASLAWFGKPPLRLSPAEAALLVALPQSPERLRPDRHPEAAAAARNRVLARAAAAGVIGDDVARAAAAEPVPTRQAALPRHAPHLAERLAAAEPPGAEIRTRIDGGLQRALERLGRAWGQRLEPGADLAVVVLANRDRRLLAHLGSADWRDRQLDLSRALRSPGSALKPFVYALAFDDLALHPGTVIDDAPQRFGAWLPRNFDRDSHGEITAREALQRSLNLPAVRVLDRVGPARFALRLEGAGAHLAFPDDAPPDLPLALGGVGVRLEDLAMLMAALADGGRVLPVSVLADEPPPRPTALVGEAAARAVIDILADAPSPSGVARGRGVDRTRRVAFKTGTSYGFRDAWTIGASADHTVAVWVGRPDGAPRPGETGLAAAAPLLFRVFDLLPPDHAPRPPPAEPDHALFRNPPPPGLARFDPREAGRWADARPLRVLFPPDRATVESLPEGVGLSAEGGRPPYRWVANDRPLAAEVRFWRPDGEGFARLAVTDADGRRAAVTVRVVTPGG
- a CDS encoding 1-(5-phosphoribosyl)-5-amino-4-imidazole-carboxylate (AIR) carboxylase produces the protein MTRAHPFAPPPAAERDDTCGAVMDWGRTARVGLPEAVYAPGKTAAQVDAIVAQALDLGERLLITGLDADKHAALADASRTRLDYHPRSRTAILGAIETPAEAAVAVVTGGLADLPVAEEAIRTLAFSGVGATCFGDVGVAGLWRLLDRIDEIRRFSVVIAVAGMEGALFSVLAGLIPQPIVALPASVGRGVAAGGRVALESALASCAPGLVAVNIDNGFGAAQAALRILRVGRSDPRP
- the garK gene encoding glycerate kinase I (Evidence 2a : Function of homologous gene experimentally demonstrated in an other organism; PubMedId : 20225875, 9772162; Product type e : enzyme) encodes the protein MKIVIAPDSFKESLSALEAARAIEAGFREVFPDAEYVKVPVADGGEGTAETLVEATGGTIVRLSVTGPLGAPVEAFFGLSGDGELAVIEAATANGLMLVPRERRDPRVTTTYGVGELIRAALDRGARHLIVGIGGSATNDGGAGMLQALGVKLADARGRDLGFGGAALAEIAAIDVSGLDPRLRDCRVEVACDVDNPLCGPKGASAIFGPQKGATPEMVKDLDANLARFAALIGKTLGVAVGETPGAGAAGGLGAALLGFLGADLRPGVDIVTAAVGLADAVRDADLVITGEGRIDGQTAHGKTPIGVARVAKRFGKPVIGIAGCLTDEAGEVHAHGIEAIFSILYRCCTVPEALAEGEQNLRLAARNVAATLALGRMLTNVGAATLTAVPA